Proteins from a single region of Ensifer adhaerens:
- a CDS encoding FGGY-family carbohydrate kinase, producing the protein MRDILIGIDAGTSVIKSVAFDLRGRQIAMAALPNAYEAVGRAGSVQDLERTWVDAAATLKQLSDKIENLAGRVAAIAVTGQGDGTWMIDKTGEPVGKGWLWLDARAGETVERLRADCGDIARFQSTGAGLAACQQGPQLRWMSDHAPEMLSGVATTFHCKDWLYFKLTGKRATDPSEANFSFGNFRTRTYNDDVIAFLGLEKLKHVLPEIVDGASTHHLLSAEAARIAGLIEGTPVVLGYVDVVCTALGAGLYDPGTDTGCSIVGSTGMHMRLANGADDVRLNRDLTGYTMCMPIPGTYAQMQSNMAATLNIDWILSVASGLLKGMGVEKSKSELLAHVDGWLAEAKETPLIFQPYISDAGERGPFVDASARASFVGLSITHGFPDMVKAVFDGLAMAARDCYAEMGPLPSRIRLTGGAARSASLRRILGAALGASVQTSEREEAGAAGAAMIAAVSLGIYPSMADCLGDWVTPYQRPAEAADPVLSSRYDDLFPAYQQSRTALRPVWHALSQSADAGNQQERPK; encoded by the coding sequence ATGCGGGACATCCTCATCGGCATCGATGCGGGCACGTCGGTCATCAAGTCGGTGGCCTTCGATCTCCGCGGCCGACAGATCGCGATGGCGGCGCTGCCGAACGCCTATGAGGCGGTCGGCCGTGCCGGCAGCGTCCAGGATCTCGAACGCACCTGGGTGGACGCCGCTGCGACGCTGAAGCAGCTCTCCGACAAGATCGAAAACCTCGCCGGCCGCGTTGCCGCGATCGCGGTCACCGGTCAGGGCGATGGCACCTGGATGATCGACAAGACGGGTGAGCCTGTCGGCAAGGGCTGGCTCTGGCTCGACGCGCGCGCCGGCGAAACGGTGGAGCGGCTGCGCGCCGACTGCGGCGATATCGCCCGCTTTCAAAGCACCGGCGCGGGGCTTGCCGCCTGCCAGCAGGGGCCGCAACTGCGCTGGATGAGCGACCATGCGCCCGAGATGCTCTCGGGCGTCGCAACGACGTTCCATTGCAAGGACTGGCTGTATTTCAAACTGACGGGCAAGCGTGCGACCGATCCGTCCGAAGCGAATTTCAGCTTCGGTAATTTCCGCACCCGGACCTACAACGACGACGTCATCGCCTTCCTCGGCCTCGAAAAGCTGAAACACGTGCTGCCGGAGATCGTCGACGGCGCCTCCACCCACCACCTGCTTTCGGCCGAAGCGGCCCGCATTGCGGGCCTCATTGAGGGCACGCCTGTTGTGCTCGGTTACGTCGATGTCGTCTGCACGGCGCTAGGCGCAGGGCTTTATGATCCCGGCACGGATACCGGCTGCTCGATCGTCGGTTCGACAGGCATGCACATGCGGCTTGCCAATGGCGCCGACGACGTGCGGCTCAACCGGGATCTGACCGGCTACACCATGTGCATGCCGATCCCGGGCACCTATGCGCAGATGCAGTCGAACATGGCGGCGACGCTCAATATCGACTGGATCCTGTCGGTGGCATCAGGCCTGCTCAAGGGCATGGGCGTCGAAAAATCCAAGAGCGAGTTGCTCGCCCACGTCGACGGCTGGCTGGCCGAGGCGAAGGAGACGCCGCTGATCTTCCAGCCCTATATCTCGGATGCCGGCGAGCGAGGGCCGTTCGTCGACGCTTCGGCGCGCGCGTCCTTCGTCGGCCTCTCGATCACCCACGGCTTTCCCGACATGGTGAAGGCGGTCTTCGACGGGCTCGCCATGGCGGCGCGCGATTGCTACGCGGAAATGGGGCCGCTGCCGTCGCGTATCCGGCTGACGGGCGGTGCCGCGCGCAGCGCATCGCTCCGCCGCATCCTTGGAGCGGCGCTCGGCGCCAGCGTCCAGACGAGCGAGCGGGAAGAGGCGGGGGCCGCGGGCGCTGCGATGATCGCTGCCGTCTCGCTCGGCATCTATCCCTCGATGGCCGATTGCCTTGGAGATTGGGTCACCCCCTATCAACGACCGGCGGAAGCCGCCGATCCGGTGCTTAGCAGCCGCTACGACGATCTCTTCCCCGCCTACCAGCAGTCGCGAACAGCGCTCAGACCCGTCTGGCACGCACTCTCCCAAAGTGCTGACGCCGGAAACCAACAGGAAAGACCGAAATGA